A region from the Sulfitobacter sp. D7 genome encodes:
- a CDS encoding glycosyltransferase family 2 protein, with amino-acid sequence MTTTPVSATLKSGVPVSVVIVSRDRPEALRRCLTGVELLQYAPFEVIVVADPAGITVARDMVFAEALKLVTYDRPNISAARNLGIAEAAGEIVAFIDDDAVPEPLWLRHLLEPAQRPGVAAMTGFVRGRNGISFQYRARQLNALGEPENLDVDPETPSILHPPPGGAIKTEGTNMAFRRDVLVEVGGFDPAFHYYLDETDLNMRLARAGHATAIVPLAEVHHGFAANAMRSANRVPRDLFDIGASWAVFHRKHLAPQDRAAQWAHLRAAERRRLLRHLISGGLEPSDVPRLLRRLDEGHAEGLKRPIVSTTVPRTTNSPFCPFPARPRRSVAIFTRPIKLARDRAKAAKQAQAGEIVTLISLSPTALYHRVAFDPTHAIWLQTGGIFGKSARDDAVFRLRRRCDRLKREVKRVAKQRGFSDDRSR; translated from the coding sequence ATGACCACCACCCCCGTCAGTGCCACGCTAAAAAGCGGCGTGCCTGTCAGCGTCGTGATCGTCAGCCGGGACCGGCCCGAGGCATTGCGGCGTTGTCTGACGGGGGTGGAGCTACTTCAATACGCCCCTTTCGAAGTCATCGTCGTGGCCGATCCCGCAGGGATCACCGTGGCCCGCGACATGGTCTTTGCCGAGGCCCTAAAGCTGGTCACTTATGACAGGCCGAACATCTCTGCCGCGCGCAACCTTGGGATCGCCGAGGCCGCGGGAGAGATCGTGGCCTTTATCGATGATGATGCCGTGCCAGAGCCGCTGTGGCTGCGCCACCTGCTGGAACCTGCGCAACGGCCCGGCGTCGCGGCGATGACCGGTTTCGTCCGGGGGCGAAACGGCATCTCGTTCCAATACCGCGCGCGCCAACTGAACGCTTTGGGAGAGCCGGAAAACCTTGATGTAGACCCCGAAACGCCCAGCATTCTGCACCCTCCGCCCGGGGGGGCAATCAAAACCGAAGGCACCAATATGGCCTTTCGGCGCGATGTCTTGGTGGAGGTGGGCGGTTTTGACCCGGCCTTTCATTACTATCTCGATGAAACCGACCTGAACATGCGACTGGCGCGGGCAGGCCATGCCACCGCAATCGTGCCGCTGGCCGAGGTCCATCACGGTTTCGCCGCCAATGCGATGCGCAGCGCCAACCGCGTGCCGCGTGATCTTTTCGATATCGGGGCAAGCTGGGCCGTGTTCCATCGCAAACATCTGGCCCCGCAGGACCGTGCCGCGCAATGGGCGCACCTTCGCGCGGCAGAGCGCCGCCGGTTGCTGCGCCATCTGATAAGCGGTGGGTTAGAGCCAAGCGATGTTCCCCGTCTGCTGCGCAGACTGGATGAAGGCCACGCCGAGGGGCTAAAGCGCCCCATCGTCAGCACCACCGTACCGCGCACAACCAACAGCCCCTTTTGCCCCTTTCCCGCCCGCCCGCGGCGCAGCGTGGCGATCTTCACCCGGCCTATAAAACTGGCACGAGACCGGGCAAAAGCTGCAAAACAGGCGCAAGCCGGAGAGATCGTTACCCTGATCAGCCTTTCGCCAACGGCGCTCTACCATCGCGTTGCCTTTGATCCGACCCACGCTATTTGGCTGCAAACAGGTGGAATATTCGGAAAATCCGCCCGGGATGACGCGGTTTTTCGCTTAAGGCGGCGGTGTGATCGGCTGAAAAGAGAAGTTAAGCGAGTTGCCAAACAGCGCGGTTTCAGCGATGATCGTAGCCGTTAA
- a CDS encoding 3-deoxy-manno-octulosonate cytidylyltransferase, protein MSVLIVIPARYASTRYPGKPLVALTGATGQKQSLIERSWRAASAVSGVDRVVVATDDDRIREAAEGFGAEVVMTSEACANGTERCAEAHAALGGGYDIVVNLQGDAPLTPHWFVEGLVQGLKDNPDAEIATPVLRCDGATLNSLLGDRKAGRVGGTTAVFGADNQALYFSKEVVPYTGKPYAETDMTPVFHHVGVYAYRPDALARYPSWPVGPLEQLEGLEQLRFLENGRPVLCAEVEAKGREFWELNNPEDVPKLEAMMAKMGLE, encoded by the coding sequence ATGTCTGTTCTGATCGTCATCCCCGCCCGCTATGCCTCCACCCGCTATCCCGGCAAACCGCTTGTGGCCCTCACCGGGGCTACGGGGCAAAAACAGTCCCTGATCGAGCGCAGTTGGCGGGCCGCCAGCGCGGTTTCGGGCGTCGATCGTGTGGTGGTGGCCACCGACGACGACCGCATTCGCGAGGCCGCAGAAGGTTTCGGCGCCGAGGTCGTGATGACTTCGGAAGCCTGTGCCAACGGCACCGAACGCTGCGCCGAAGCTCATGCCGCGCTGGGCGGGGGCTATGACATCGTGGTCAACCTGCAAGGCGACGCACCGCTAACGCCGCATTGGTTCGTCGAAGGGCTGGTGCAGGGGTTGAAAGACAATCCCGATGCCGAGATCGCTACCCCGGTGCTGCGTTGCGACGGTGCCACGCTGAACAGTCTTCTGGGCGACCGTAAGGCGGGCCGCGTCGGGGGCACGACGGCGGTTTTCGGGGCCGATAATCAGGCGCTCTATTTCTCGAAAGAGGTCGTTCCCTATACCGGAAAGCCCTACGCAGAGACTGATATGACCCCGGTTTTCCATCATGTCGGTGTCTATGCCTACCGCCCCGACGCGCTGGCGCGCTACCCCAGCTGGCCTGTCGGCCCCTTGGAGCAGTTGGAGGGGCTGGAACAGCTCCGTTTCCTTGAGAATGGCCGTCCGGTGCTCTGCGCCGAGGTTGAGGCCAAAGGCCGCGAGTTCTGGGAATTGAACAACCCCGAGGACGTGCCGAAGCTCGAAGCCATGATGGCGAAAATGGGTCTGGAATGA